CCTGAGCCACGCTTCCCATGAAACGATTGGTGGTATCCGGGGCCTGGGTTCCCTGGTTCTCAAGGCTCCATGAACCTCCTGTTCGGGACAGCTCAAACCATCGGGGAGCCGCCCATTTGCCCGAACTGTTGACATTCACGGTCCAGGTACCCGCAAGGGACTCACGGGTGCCCAGGTTTCGGTAGGCCAGCCTCTGCATGGGCCACCAGGAGGCACTGTCGATGAGAACGGAAGTTCCGGGTTGAGGGAGACAGTTGCTGACAAAGAAACCGCAGACCGTCCAGTTAAAATCAGCAAATCCGTCGGAGGGAGTGATGGATTGGGATAGAGTGAAGGTCGAGCTTGCAGGGGTGCTCCAGTTTACGTCAAATTCATAGATCTCAATCCGATCTGTGGTCGGGTTATTGAAGTAAGGCTCCCCGCCGTCCTTGAGCGTGTAAAAGAGACCGGGAGAATTGGATGGAGGCAATGTGGCCCCATCAATATCCGCAGGCATAAGAAGGTTTGCGTAGCCCTGGAACGCCTGGGCCGAGCGGACGGTACCATTGGTCAGCATCCGTTCACGGTCCAGGGCGTATACGTCATACTGGTTCTGATATCCGCTGTTGGTTCCCATGAAATAGGCGTTGTTATTAGGATCGGGCCAGAGGCCGATCTTGAAGTAGTCCGGAAAGCGAAGGGTCGGAACGGCATATCGGTAATAGGCTCCAGTCGGATCACTGGTCTGGGAGATCGCGATGCAGACGTATTCATTGGTGGTTTCAAACTGACTTAAAAGCCAGCGGTCGGCAAACTGATCGTAAAGAAGGATCGGATCTCCATCGTCGGATCCCTGGCAGGGTGCCCCTGCACCGGAAAACAGGGTGCTGATCAGAGAAGGTCCGTACAGAAGGGTACCCGACTTGTTGTAGATCGCCAGATGCACGTTGATCATCTCAACATAGTGATTGGGGCCGACATACCCTGTCGTGTCCGGAGGGTAATATCCCGCGATGTTCGTCATTCCGTCAAAGGTCAGGTTGGCGGTCGGGGTTAAGAGATAGGGTTTTATCGGTTTTGACTGACTGGCCAGGGAATCGTTGATCTTCGGTGTGGCTGTACCAAAAAGGTTACCACGATCATCGTAAAGGGATCCATGGCGCACCGGGTTGATTTCTTCATCCGATTCTCCTCTGAAACCTGCCGCATCAGTCGCTGTTTCCATCGGCATGTCACGCAGAGGTATGGAGGGTGGAAGGGTGATCACGTCCAGCAGCATGGGGGATGTCTGGAAATCGGGAGCGGGTGAACTCATGGGGTCCGCTTCCATGGGAGGTTTGCTGTCATTTTCTGCCGGTCTCAGGATGGCTGCCTGAACAGCCGTCGCGGCGCCGGGAGTATCCCAGCCTTCCCACCGAGATGCGATATCATCGTTGGAGGATGGTTCCTTTTTCCCTTCGGGGCCGGCATGCAAAGCCGCTTCGCGACGGGTCCTTTCACTGTGACCTGCCGGATAAACCTTGATCCAGGGATCATAGGCAACTCCATCCAGAGTCACTCGCATATAAAGAGTGTGATGGTTCCGGAACACTTCGCTGAGGGAACCATCTGAAACAGGGCTTGTTGTATCTATTGAAAGGGAAAATTGACCGTCTTTAACTTCCACCTGCTCCTGCAGGGCTTCAAAGAGGACCGTGCCGGAAGATGGATCATGGAAAGACAGTTCTACGGGAAAAATCCCATTCAGGGGATGTCCTTCAGAATTCACTGCGTGGCCGGAATACCGAAACGGGAAAACGCTCTCCCCGGGATTCTCGCTTCCATGAAGTGGAAAAGAGAAAGTAAGAAAAATACTCGAGATGATGCCTGCAAAGACCGCACACCTGCTGAAAGCAAAGAAAGTACCCATACAATCTCCTTGTGAAAGAATCTCATTCTCACATCAGGTTTACAACAACGATTTTCGAAAATAATTCCCATTTACACGGGATTATTCGGATTTATAATCTGGATTTCAGGGAGTCCCTGGATCGATCTAGAGGTTTTCTAGAGTTTTGCTGAGTACGTACCACACCTTTTCATTCAGATACCGGATTCGATTTTCATCGATTTCCAGGGAATCTACCTGAAACCATGGGGGAGACAGGTACAGAGCCCGGCTCATCTCGATCTGGACAAAGGGGATGGGACCTCCCCCCACCCGCTGTGTGATGTACCCTCCGGAGAAAGGGACATTCATGCTCGCGATGGATGGAACGTCCAGTTCCACGTCCTCATGTTGAAAGGCGCGGGAAAACTCATCCGCCATAAAACGAAGCATATCCGGGGGGCAGGTAAGGCGTTTAAAGGGCGGTGCCTCGTGCCCATCGGCCCCTCCCAGGTTTCCCAGGCAGATCAGGGGCCGGGGTTCCCCGGCATTTGCCTCGATGGGGGGGGCGACGGCCGCCATACT
The sequence above is a segment of the Thermoanaerobaculia bacterium genome. Coding sequences within it:
- a CDS encoding proprotein convertase P-domain-containing protein, which gives rise to MGTFFAFSRCAVFAGIISSIFLTFSFPLHGSENPGESVFPFRYSGHAVNSEGHPLNGIFPVELSFHDPSSGTVLFEALQEQVEVKDGQFSLSIDTTSPVSDGSLSEVFRNHHTLYMRVTLDGVAYDPWIKVYPAGHSERTRREAALHAGPEGKKEPSSNDDIASRWEGWDTPGAATAVQAAILRPAENDSKPPMEADPMSSPAPDFQTSPMLLDVITLPPSIPLRDMPMETATDAAGFRGESDEEINPVRHGSLYDDRGNLFGTATPKINDSLASQSKPIKPYLLTPTANLTFDGMTNIAGYYPPDTTGYVGPNHYVEMINVHLAIYNKSGTLLYGPSLISTLFSGAGAPCQGSDDGDPILLYDQFADRWLLSQFETTNEYVCIAISQTSDPTGAYYRYAVPTLRFPDYFKIGLWPDPNNNAYFMGTNSGYQNQYDVYALDRERMLTNGTVRSAQAFQGYANLLMPADIDGATLPPSNSPGLFYTLKDGGEPYFNNPTTDRIEIYEFDVNWSTPASSTFTLSQSITPSDGFADFNWTVCGFFVSNCLPQPGTSVLIDSASWWPMQRLAYRNLGTRESLAGTWTVNVNSSGKWAAPRWFELSRTGGSWSLENQGTQAPDTTNRFMGSVAQDRDGNLALGYSVTSSTVSPSIRYATRYASDCPGTLQSEVTMMTGNGSQTGSAGRWGDYTNLTVDPADDCTFWYVGEYYQSTATTSWRTRIGSFTLPACGALQVDHGCDAVCGSTTPTLTYTVHVDDFRFTGPVTLGLTGCPAGATCSFQTNPVTAPGSTIITISGLDGITAGTYTPTVTGNDGIYSADLPVTLSVEAAPGAFSLSSPSDGAVDQSLNPTLSWGSSSSATSYLLEISDTIDFSSIVYSTTLTGTSIAIPSSLTSGTVYYWRVTAENSCNPRTSSTYRFRTVLVGGGTPVCTSPNMAIPDNNTTGANSTLSLSVPGNLVDLDITITATHTWVGDVIFRLTNPSATTSVTVFDRPGVPASTYGCSGDNIDTHLDDEAANGSVENVCQGSTPTIDTGPYTPNNPLSAFDGQAASGTWTLNASDRVGSDTGTLNTWCLIPIVPSSESPVDEVSAPPADPPLYAMKNGSLVDLEFGDVGALNYNIYIANNPRNSATNLFDSNGSNGKSICNANPGLSTGGNRLASGVDPSLPTETGAWFFLVTADNGISGTEGSAGFDSIPAERGMTQWCPYH
- a CDS encoding N-formylglutamate amidohydrolase, with translation MNAPLLVSVPHGGWRVAEEIKNIWALKTKDAFHDGDPFTSRIYDFSDRVEVHLVMEYFRAVVDLNRRPDDIAPANPDGVIKSHTCYNIEVYQPDSLPDEALKKILLERYYFPYHARLDKAMSRSDIKLGVDCHSMAAVAPPIEANAGEPRPLICLGNLGGADGHEAPPFKRLTCPPDMLRFMADEFSRAFQHEDVELDVPSIASMNVPFSGGYITQRVGGGPIPFVQIEMSRALYLSPPWFQVDSLEIDENRIRYLNEKVWYVLSKTLENL